The Nocardia sp. BMG111209 genome includes a window with the following:
- a CDS encoding SWIM zinc finger family protein has product MTTTATGVDTMSWTADRIAALAPDAASLTAARKLRGRWSGTGRHGAALWGLCGGSGSTPYRTIVDLDGPAYRCSCPSRKFPCKHALALLLAWSDGIVPEAGAPADFAAEWLAARATRAAKPVAAVDRTPKQATVEQRRARVAAGLADLDVWLCDQIRTGLAQSDRSFRAFETMAARMVDAQAPGVAAALRQLPHIVVVRPDWPVVLLREFGRLHLLATAHRRLDELTPALAASVRTHVGYPAVAETVRAQPPVRDRWMVLGQRQSEEDRLYTRRVWLRGRESGRWATIVDHSFGSPAFPPDMPLPGTMLDADLHFHPAAAPLRAVWGARHEVAEPFTTVPAARAAGIATALREHAAALGADPWLRGWPVLLPEVVPVVTENDWYVRESDGHALRLARFAEAPWSLLGVSGGHPVAVIGEWTADGLVPISVFTAGDIVGITADPVSGAPGDTSADPMSTALLGTARRGVRTAELPAPVAAAAARFSGDPAAVLLDIAVVHDLFARGAILPESVPAPEPATDDERLVLPQAAAARLAELLTSNSPFLPEWFEAAERPAFRAPDALAGLVLDQARTRTELRETLLRLAGTRGTWLARQNPAWRTLVRTTPEGADVWSHGRAAERRVWLSTLRARDPERARETLADSWRREPGPVRAELLAVLSDGLTLADEPLLESALDDTRAEVRLVAAELLARLPDSAFGRRMELRAAQWLPLSYGQLSVRIPPEPDAGARRDGLAARPSGAGYRLGGLPDARAERLHRLVAATPLRYWRSLSVTPATAGEVELDDGMLAPWFAGLAEAALAQQDTAWATALFDLFGKAPTLGPTVEVRRELFALLPADDRLRRLRALDSSWLAELELLVPAMPRPWPVPLADHVIRLLLDRAHLATARPGAPGLSPVSYRSLFHAAAVNFPTDTADTVLVAARRCGDPQWERAFEHLAGDLTLRKTMLEELR; this is encoded by the coding sequence ATGACCACAACTGCCACCGGAGTGGACACCATGAGCTGGACCGCGGATCGGATCGCCGCCCTGGCGCCGGACGCCGCCTCCCTCACCGCCGCCCGCAAGCTCCGCGGCCGATGGAGCGGCACCGGTCGGCACGGGGCGGCGCTGTGGGGCCTGTGCGGAGGTAGCGGATCGACGCCGTATCGCACGATCGTGGATCTGGACGGACCGGCCTACCGCTGCTCCTGCCCGAGCCGGAAATTCCCCTGCAAGCATGCCCTCGCCTTGCTGCTGGCCTGGTCCGACGGCATCGTGCCCGAGGCCGGCGCGCCCGCCGACTTCGCCGCCGAGTGGCTGGCCGCGCGGGCCACGCGCGCCGCGAAACCCGTTGCGGCCGTGGATCGGACACCCAAGCAGGCCACGGTCGAACAGCGCCGGGCCCGGGTCGCCGCGGGGCTCGCGGATCTGGACGTGTGGCTGTGCGATCAGATCCGCACCGGGCTGGCCCAGTCCGACCGTTCGTTCCGGGCCTTCGAGACCATGGCCGCGCGGATGGTCGACGCGCAGGCGCCCGGGGTCGCGGCGGCGCTGCGGCAACTACCGCACATCGTCGTCGTCCGGCCCGACTGGCCGGTGGTGCTGTTGCGCGAATTCGGCCGCCTGCATCTGCTGGCCACCGCGCACCGGCGGCTGGACGAACTGACGCCCGCACTCGCCGCGAGCGTGCGCACCCATGTCGGCTATCCGGCCGTCGCCGAGACCGTGCGGGCGCAGCCGCCGGTGCGCGATCGCTGGATGGTGCTGGGACAACGGCAATCCGAGGAGGATCGCCTGTACACGCGGCGAGTCTGGTTGCGCGGCCGGGAATCCGGCCGCTGGGCGACGATCGTCGACCACAGCTTCGGCAGTCCTGCCTTTCCGCCCGATATGCCGCTGCCCGGCACGATGCTCGACGCCGACCTGCACTTCCATCCGGCCGCCGCACCCCTGCGTGCCGTCTGGGGCGCCCGGCACGAGGTCGCCGAGCCGTTCACCACCGTGCCGGCGGCCCGTGCGGCCGGGATCGCCACGGCGCTACGCGAGCACGCCGCCGCGCTCGGCGCCGATCCGTGGCTGCGCGGATGGCCGGTGCTGCTGCCGGAGGTGGTGCCGGTGGTGACCGAAAACGACTGGTACGTCCGCGAATCCGACGGCCACGCGCTGCGGCTCGCGCGGTTCGCCGAGGCGCCCTGGTCGCTGCTGGGGGTGTCCGGCGGTCATCCGGTGGCGGTGATCGGTGAGTGGACCGCCGACGGGCTGGTGCCGATCTCGGTGTTCACCGCCGGCGACATCGTCGGCATCACCGCCGATCCGGTGTCCGGGGCGCCGGGCGACACCTCGGCCGATCCGATGTCGACGGCACTGCTGGGCACCGCCCGCCGCGGGGTCCGGACGGCGGAACTGCCGGCGCCTGTCGCGGCGGCGGCAGCGCGTTTCTCCGGCGATCCGGCCGCGGTCCTGCTCGACATCGCGGTCGTGCACGATCTCTTCGCCCGGGGCGCGATCCTGCCGGAATCCGTCCCCGCGCCCGAACCGGCCACCGACGACGAGCGCCTGGTGCTACCGCAGGCGGCCGCCGCCCGGCTGGCCGAACTGCTCACGAGCAACTCCCCGTTCCTGCCCGAATGGTTCGAGGCGGCCGAGCGCCCGGCGTTCCGGGCCCCGGACGCACTGGCCGGCCTGGTTCTGGACCAGGCACGCACCCGGACGGAGTTACGGGAGACGCTGTTACGGCTCGCGGGCACCCGCGGCACGTGGCTGGCCCGGCAGAATCCGGCCTGGCGCACCCTCGTCCGGACCACACCGGAGGGCGCCGACGTCTGGTCGCACGGCCGGGCCGCCGAGCGGCGCGTCTGGCTGAGCACGCTGCGCGCCCGCGATCCGGAACGTGCCCGGGAGACGCTGGCCGATTCGTGGCGGCGCGAACCGGGTCCGGTGCGTGCGGAGTTGCTCGCCGTACTGTCCGACGGGCTCACCCTCGCCGACGAACCACTGCTCGAGTCCGCCCTGGACGATACGCGCGCGGAGGTGCGGCTCGTGGCGGCGGAACTGCTTGCCCGCCTGCCCGATTCGGCCTTCGGCCGGCGCATGGAGTTACGGGCGGCGCAGTGGCTGCCGTTATCCTACGGGCAACTCTCGGTGCGCATACCGCCGGAACCGGATGCCGGCGCGCGGCGCGACGGGCTCGCGGCCCGGCCGAGCGGCGCCGGCTACCGTCTCGGCGGCCTGCCCGACGCCCGCGCCGAACGCTTGCACCGCCTCGTCGCCGCGACCCCGTTGCGGTATTGGCGGTCACTGTCGGTGACCCCGGCCACCGCGGGTGAGGTCGAACTCGACGACGGCATGCTCGCGCCTTGGTTCGCCGGACTGGCCGAGGCGGCCCTGGCCCAGCAGGACACGGCCTGGGCCACCGCCCTGTTCGACCTGTTCGGCAAGGCGCCGACGCTCGGTCCCACCGTGGAGGTGCGCCGGGAGTTGTTCGCGCTCCTGCCCGCCGACGATCGGCTGCGACGCCTGCGCGCACTGGACAGCAGCTGGCTGGCCGAACTGGAACTCCTGGTTCCCGCGATGCCGCGACCGTGGCCGGTGCCGCTCGCCGACCATGTGATCCGGCTGCTGCTGGATCGCGCCCACCTGGCCACGGCGCGGCCCGGCGCACCCGGCCTGTCCCCCGTCTCCTACCGCAGCCTGTTCCACGCGGCCGCGGTGAATTTCCCGACCGATACGGCCGACACCGTACTGGTCGCGGCTCGCCGCTGCGGAGATCCGCAGTGGGAGCGCGCCTTCGAACACCTCGCCGGCGACCTGACCCTACGCAAGACCATGCTCGAGGAGCTGCGATGA
- a CDS encoding AAA family ATPase: MTTTETTSGDLLRPHAEQAFAEELRALAAVDDRPRPPSWRLSPWAVVTYLLGGVLSDGTTVSPKYVGPRRLLEVAVATLATDRALLLLGVPGTAKTWVSEHLSAAVCGASTLLVQGTSGTAEEAIRYGWNYARLLAEGPSTGALVPSPVMTAMRLGSIARIEELTRIPSDVQDALITVLSEKTLPVPELGTEVQAAKGFNVIATANDRDRGVNELSSALRRRFNTVVLPLPATEDEEVAIVTRRVEQLGAALELPAVPAAAEEVRRVVRVFRELRSGITADGRTKLKSPSATLSTAEAISVLTSGLALSAHFGDGVLRAADVAGAVLGAVIKDPVADAVVWTEYLEAVVREREGWSDFYRACREVHE; encoded by the coding sequence ATGACGACGACCGAAACCACTTCCGGCGACCTGCTGCGCCCGCACGCCGAACAGGCCTTCGCCGAGGAACTGCGCGCACTGGCCGCGGTCGACGACCGGCCCCGCCCGCCGTCGTGGCGGCTGTCGCCCTGGGCGGTGGTGACCTATCTCCTCGGCGGGGTGCTGTCCGACGGCACGACCGTCAGCCCCAAGTACGTGGGCCCGCGCCGATTGCTGGAGGTGGCGGTGGCCACCCTCGCCACCGACCGCGCCCTGTTGTTGCTCGGTGTGCCGGGTACGGCGAAAACCTGGGTCTCGGAACATCTTTCGGCCGCCGTCTGCGGCGCCTCGACGCTGCTGGTGCAGGGCACCTCCGGCACCGCCGAGGAGGCGATCCGTTACGGCTGGAACTATGCGCGGCTGCTGGCCGAGGGGCCCAGTACCGGCGCGCTGGTCCCGTCGCCGGTCATGACGGCGATGCGCCTGGGTTCCATCGCGCGGATCGAGGAGCTCACCCGCATCCCCTCCGATGTGCAGGACGCGCTGATCACGGTGCTGTCCGAGAAGACCCTCCCGGTACCCGAACTCGGCACCGAGGTGCAGGCGGCCAAGGGGTTCAACGTGATCGCCACCGCCAACGACCGCGACCGCGGGGTGAACGAACTGTCGTCGGCGCTGCGGCGGCGGTTCAACACGGTCGTGCTGCCGCTGCCCGCCACCGAGGACGAGGAGGTGGCGATCGTGACCCGGCGCGTCGAACAGCTCGGCGCCGCACTGGAACTGCCCGCGGTACCGGCGGCCGCCGAGGAGGTCCGGCGCGTGGTGCGGGTGTTCCGGGAACTGCGCTCCGGCATCACCGCCGACGGCCGCACCAAACTCAAATCGCCGTCGGCCACGCTGTCGACCGCGGAGGCGATCTCGGTGCTCACCAGCGGCCTCGCTCTCTCCGCGCATTTCGGCGACGGCGTGCTGCGGGCCGCCGATGTGGCGGGCGCGGTCCTGGGCGCGGTGATCAAGGATCCGGTCGCGGACGCGGTCGTGTGGACCGAATATCTGGAGGCCGTCGTCCGCGAGCGCGAGGGCTGGTCCGATTTCTACCGCGCCTGCCGCGAGGTACACGAATGA
- a CDS encoding DUF5682 family protein, with product MNDADPCPPAEDPPETRVFGIRHHGPGSARSVRLALERFRPDAILIEGPADADPLIGYVAADGMAPPVALLAYAPDTPAHAAFWPFAVFSPEWQALRYAVDNGVAVGFCDLPATMVLAADAGPGDRTDPLAELAAAAGYDDPERWWDAVIESTADADIFDALTEAMTALREPVPEAMLGPTAIPADPLPPHAPADTPLDPNPGDQRSEAADAAREPVHDNGSRIDLHTLRREAYMRQVMRQALKGGARRLAVVCGAWHAPALAGKLGPAVADARLLKGLPKTKATLTWVPWSHSRLADASGYGAGITSPGWYHHLFTETDRPIARWLTKVAGRLRAQDLPVSSAHIIESVRLADTLAVLRERPLPGLSEVTDATRAVLCDGDESLLRLIGADLVVGEALGSVPDDAPTVPLDADLRAQARTLRLKQQAHEQLLDLDLRKDREVARSHLLHRLRLLGIDWGTPTSSEVRSTGTFRETWALRWEPQLSIAVVEASRWGTTIAAAARAKLLDVVADEGATVETVGRALESALLAALDDAIEGLVARLESVAALDHDVTHLLAALPGVIRTLRYGDVRGTDVGALARVADGLLIRICAGLAGAVTGLDTDAAIAVRTLLDAAHLAIATRDDAHATGTWLAALRASADRTDVHGALVGRMVRLLCDAGIFDDAEAARRVSAALSIGHSPAEKAAWIDGFLGGRGLLLVHDAELLGLVDTWLRSLDDDQFTATLPLLRRTFGSFEAGERRAIAQALRGGARTAAHTATASAEHDAERGALALTAALDILVVAR from the coding sequence ATGAATGACGCCGACCCCTGCCCACCGGCCGAGGACCCACCCGAGACGAGGGTTTTCGGCATCCGGCACCACGGCCCCGGTTCGGCGCGTTCCGTGCGCTTGGCGCTGGAACGCTTCCGGCCCGACGCCATCCTCATCGAGGGTCCGGCGGACGCCGACCCGCTCATCGGCTATGTGGCCGCCGACGGGATGGCACCGCCGGTCGCACTGCTGGCCTATGCGCCCGACACCCCGGCCCACGCCGCCTTCTGGCCGTTCGCCGTCTTCTCCCCCGAATGGCAGGCGCTGCGCTACGCCGTCGACAACGGTGTCGCCGTGGGCTTCTGCGATCTGCCCGCCACCATGGTCCTCGCCGCCGACGCCGGGCCCGGCGACCGCACGGACCCGCTCGCCGAACTGGCGGCCGCCGCCGGCTACGACGATCCGGAACGCTGGTGGGACGCCGTCATCGAATCCACCGCGGACGCGGACATCTTCGACGCCCTCACCGAAGCGATGACGGCCCTGCGTGAACCCGTCCCCGAGGCCATGCTCGGCCCGACCGCGATCCCGGCCGATCCACTGCCACCACACGCCCCGGCGGACACGCCCCTCGATCCGAATCCGGGCGATCAGCGGTCCGAGGCGGCGGACGCTGCGCGGGAGCCGGTGCACGACAACGGTTCCCGGATCGACCTGCACACCCTGCGGCGTGAGGCGTACATGCGTCAGGTGATGCGGCAGGCGCTCAAGGGCGGGGCCCGGCGGCTGGCGGTGGTGTGCGGAGCGTGGCACGCCCCGGCACTGGCCGGGAAACTCGGCCCGGCGGTCGCGGATGCCCGGCTGCTGAAGGGACTGCCGAAGACGAAGGCCACGCTGACCTGGGTGCCCTGGTCGCATTCGCGGCTGGCCGACGCCTCCGGCTACGGGGCCGGCATCACCTCGCCGGGCTGGTATCACCACCTGTTCACCGAGACGGATCGACCGATCGCACGCTGGCTGACGAAGGTCGCCGGACGACTGCGGGCCCAGGACCTACCCGTGTCCAGCGCGCACATCATCGAATCCGTCCGGCTGGCGGACACTCTGGCGGTCCTGCGCGAACGTCCCCTGCCCGGCCTGTCGGAGGTGACCGACGCGACCCGCGCGGTGCTGTGCGACGGCGACGAGTCGCTGCTGCGCCTGATCGGCGCCGATCTGGTCGTCGGCGAGGCGCTCGGATCGGTCCCCGACGACGCGCCGACCGTACCCCTCGACGCGGACCTGCGGGCCCAGGCCCGGACGCTACGGCTGAAACAGCAGGCCCACGAACAACTTCTGGACCTGGATCTGCGCAAGGATCGCGAGGTCGCGCGATCACATCTGCTGCATCGCCTGCGGCTGCTCGGAATCGACTGGGGTACACCCACTTCCAGTGAGGTGCGCAGCACCGGCACCTTCCGGGAGACCTGGGCCCTGCGCTGGGAACCGCAACTGTCGATTGCCGTCGTCGAGGCCTCGCGCTGGGGTACCACCATCGCGGCGGCCGCCCGGGCCAAACTTCTCGACGTCGTCGCCGACGAGGGCGCGACGGTCGAAACGGTCGGCCGCGCGCTGGAATCGGCACTGCTGGCAGCCCTCGACGACGCGATCGAAGGTCTGGTCGCACGCCTGGAATCCGTTGCGGCACTGGATCACGACGTCACCCATCTGCTGGCGGCACTGCCCGGGGTGATCCGCACGCTGCGCTACGGCGATGTGCGGGGCACCGATGTCGGGGCGCTGGCGCGGGTCGCCGACGGTTTGTTGATCCGCATCTGCGCCGGCCTGGCCGGGGCGGTCACCGGCCTGGACACCGACGCCGCGATCGCCGTCCGCACCCTGCTCGACGCGGCCCACCTGGCCATCGCCACCCGCGACGACGCCCACGCCACCGGCACCTGGCTCGCGGCGCTGCGCGCCTCGGCCGATCGCACCGACGTGCACGGCGCACTCGTGGGCCGTATGGTCCGGTTGCTGTGCGACGCAGGCATTTTCGACGACGCCGAGGCGGCCCGCCGAGTGTCGGCCGCCCTCTCGATCGGCCACTCCCCCGCCGAGAAGGCCGCGTGGATCGACGGCTTCCTCGGCGGCCGCGGCCTGCTCCTGGTCCACGACGCCGAACTGCTCGGGCTGGTCGACACCTGGCTGCGCAGCCTCGACGACGATCAGTTCACCGCCACCCTGCCCCTGCTGCGCCGCACCTTCGGCAGCTTCGAAGCCGGTGAGCGCCGCGCGATCGCCCAGGCCCTTCGCGGCGGCGCACGGACGGCCGCCCACACCGCCACGGCATCGGCCGAGCACGATGCCGAACGGGGCGCCCTGGCCCTCACCGCCGCCTTGGACATCCTGGTGGTCGCCCGATGA
- a CDS encoding VWA domain-containing protein, producing MSDTSDNPVAAAPHPDPDDETRSRRWRLVLGAPAEAGLGGLDSADDVAMDRALSALYNSDEQTPGEKRSAGLGGSAPKVARWLGDIRNYFPSTVVEVMQRDAVERLHLTQLLLEPELLEAVEPDVHLVGTLLSLNRVMPETTRATARVVVEKVVREIERRIADRTVAAVSGALDRAARTTRPRLRDIDWDRTIRRNLAHYLPEQRTVVPERLVGHGRKSNAVRRDVVLAIDQSGSMASSVVYASVFGAVLASMRSLRTSLVVFDTAVVDLTEDLHDPVDVLFGTQLGGGTDINRAIAYCGQLITRPADTLFVLISDLYEGGIRDEMLRRVAAMKEAGVQVLVLLALSDDGAPAYDHDNAAALAALGVPAFACTPDAFPELLAVALDRGDVAGWARTAALRHGTH from the coding sequence ATGAGCGACACCTCGGACAACCCCGTCGCAGCAGCTCCGCACCCGGATCCCGACGACGAAACACGTTCGCGCCGTTGGCGACTGGTACTCGGCGCCCCGGCCGAAGCCGGTCTGGGCGGCCTGGATTCGGCCGACGATGTGGCGATGGATCGAGCGCTGTCGGCCCTGTACAACTCCGACGAGCAGACGCCCGGCGAGAAACGCTCGGCGGGACTGGGCGGTTCGGCGCCCAAGGTGGCGCGCTGGCTCGGCGACATCCGCAACTATTTCCCGTCCACGGTGGTGGAGGTGATGCAGCGCGACGCGGTGGAACGCCTGCACCTGACCCAGTTGCTGCTGGAACCCGAACTGCTCGAGGCGGTCGAGCCGGACGTGCATCTGGTCGGCACGCTGCTGAGCCTGAACCGGGTGATGCCCGAGACCACCCGCGCCACCGCCCGCGTGGTGGTCGAGAAGGTGGTGCGGGAGATCGAGCGCCGGATCGCGGATCGCACCGTCGCGGCCGTGTCCGGCGCGCTGGATCGCGCCGCGCGGACCACCCGTCCCCGGTTACGAGATATCGACTGGGACCGCACCATTCGCCGCAACCTCGCGCACTACCTGCCCGAGCAGCGCACGGTGGTGCCGGAGCGCCTGGTCGGCCACGGCCGCAAGTCGAATGCGGTGCGCCGGGACGTGGTACTGGCGATCGACCAGTCGGGGTCGATGGCGTCGAGCGTCGTCTATGCCTCGGTGTTCGGGGCGGTACTGGCGTCGATGCGATCGTTGCGGACCTCGCTGGTGGTGTTCGACACGGCGGTCGTCGATCTCACCGAGGACCTGCACGATCCGGTGGACGTGCTGTTCGGCACCCAACTCGGCGGCGGCACCGATATCAATCGCGCGATCGCCTACTGCGGGCAACTGATCACCCGGCCGGCCGACACGCTGTTCGTCCTGATCTCCGACCTGTACGAGGGCGGCATCCGCGACGAGATGCTGCGCCGGGTGGCCGCCATGAAGGAGGCCGGTGTGCAGGTGCTGGTACTCCTGGCCCTGTCCGACGACGGCGCGCCCGCCTACGACCACGACAACGCCGCGGCGTTGGCGGCATTGGGGGTGCCGGCCTTCGCCTGTACCCCGGACGCCTTCCCGGAACTGCTCGCCGTCGCACTGGATCGCGGTGATGTGGCCGGCTGGGCCCGGACCGCGGCCCTGCGGCACGGGACGCACTGA
- a CDS encoding ABC transporter permease translates to MAASPMRRVTLRNLAAHKVRLALTLLSVVLGTAFIAGSFVFTDTLQNTFDGIFGDQAKGVDVRVSPKERQSLGVPQQVVTQLTATDGVRAVAPAVQGPTVLLKDGHAVQTGGAPTFGQSYLPPEQSVSPSQKFVDGAAPAAGQIAINVGGANRAGLAVGDKAKVLVPSHGIVDVTVSGIYELPSDSGGYIGLLFQDAQARQLFTDGQHVAFVDLAAAPGVNADALRDRIAKTLPDYKVLDGAQVRADLKAQVGQALKFVNYFLLAFGAIALLVGTFIIYNTFSMIVAQRLRELALLRAIGASSGQVGGSVVAEASVIGLLGSAIGLGCGVGLAFGLSALLNAFHLGLPTGTMQVLPRTVLVSLGVGLVVTVVSAYAPARRAARIPPVEAMREEFASVGDSLRMRTIAGAILAILGVALVIPASRGTGGNAAIVVGIGAVALIFAVLLASPALSRPMIGALGVLVRPFGAIGRMAHNNAVRNPRRTAATAFALTLGLMLVTAIAMLGSSAKASVGELVDKGVKADYLLAGPQLIGVPPGAAQASKSVAGVQDVVSFRGVAMKAGDDQITGISPDGSMNRVLNYDIRRGTGTLGDTDILVSETEAADRNWHAGDSVVLTSVDNKKFTLNVSGIYKDTQLLGPLVIAPALYDQVMPVAFRTDVVVLITAAPGTDLGTLRTGLEKATAPYVVVQVENRDEFKGAQGKQVDTMLAILYGLLALAVVIAILGIVNTLALSVVERRREIGMLRAVGTMRRQVRRAIYLESMLIAVFGAVVGVVLGLGLGVGFLRTLRDLGLGTIAVPWSQVVLMLVGAGVVGVLAALWPAIRAARTPPLAAIADL, encoded by the coding sequence ATGGCCGCCTCCCCGATGCGCAGGGTCACCCTGCGCAACCTCGCCGCGCACAAGGTGCGGCTGGCGCTGACCCTGTTGTCGGTGGTGCTGGGCACCGCCTTCATCGCCGGGTCGTTCGTGTTCACCGACACCCTGCAGAACACTTTCGACGGCATCTTCGGCGATCAGGCCAAGGGTGTGGATGTGCGGGTGTCGCCGAAGGAGCGGCAGTCGCTCGGCGTTCCGCAACAGGTGGTGACCCAGCTCACCGCGACCGACGGCGTGCGGGCCGTGGCGCCGGCGGTGCAGGGCCCGACCGTGCTGCTGAAGGACGGGCACGCGGTGCAGACCGGCGGCGCGCCGACCTTCGGGCAGTCGTATCTGCCGCCGGAGCAGTCGGTTTCGCCGTCGCAGAAATTCGTCGACGGGGCCGCGCCCGCCGCGGGGCAGATCGCCATCAATGTCGGGGGTGCGAATCGGGCCGGGCTGGCGGTCGGTGACAAGGCCAAGGTGCTGGTGCCCTCGCACGGGATCGTCGATGTCACCGTCAGCGGGATCTACGAACTGCCCTCCGACTCCGGGGGTTACATCGGACTGCTGTTCCAGGACGCGCAGGCGCGGCAGCTGTTCACCGACGGGCAGCACGTCGCCTTCGTCGATCTGGCCGCGGCGCCCGGGGTGAACGCCGACGCGCTGCGCGACCGGATCGCGAAGACGCTGCCCGACTACAAGGTGCTCGACGGTGCGCAGGTCCGGGCCGATCTGAAGGCACAGGTCGGGCAGGCGCTGAAGTTCGTGAACTACTTCCTGCTCGCCTTCGGCGCGATCGCGCTGCTGGTCGGCACGTTCATCATCTACAACACCTTCTCGATGATCGTCGCGCAGCGGCTGCGGGAGTTGGCGCTGTTGCGGGCGATCGGCGCGAGCAGCGGTCAGGTCGGCGGATCGGTGGTGGCCGAGGCGTCGGTGATCGGACTGCTGGGCAGCGCGATCGGCCTGGGCTGCGGCGTCGGACTCGCATTCGGGTTGTCCGCGCTGCTCAACGCGTTCCATCTGGGATTGCCGACCGGCACCATGCAGGTGCTGCCGCGGACCGTGCTGGTATCGCTGGGCGTCGGCCTGGTGGTGACGGTGGTCAGTGCCTACGCGCCGGCCCGCCGGGCGGCGCGGATCCCACCGGTCGAGGCGATGCGGGAGGAGTTCGCCTCGGTCGGCGACTCGCTGCGGATGCGGACGATCGCGGGTGCGATACTCGCGATACTCGGTGTGGCGCTGGTGATCCCGGCCTCGCGCGGCACCGGCGGCAATGCCGCGATCGTGGTCGGTATCGGTGCGGTGGCGCTGATCTTCGCGGTGCTGCTGGCCTCGCCCGCGCTGTCGCGGCCGATGATCGGCGCGCTCGGGGTGCTGGTGCGGCCGTTCGGCGCGATCGGGCGGATGGCGCACAACAACGCCGTGCGCAATCCGCGCCGCACCGCCGCCACCGCATTCGCCCTCACCCTCGGGCTGATGCTGGTCACCGCGATCGCGATGCTCGGATCCTCCGCCAAGGCCAGCGTCGGCGAACTGGTCGACAAGGGGGTGAAGGCCGATTACCTGCTGGCCGGGCCACAGCTGATCGGCGTGCCGCCCGGCGCCGCGCAGGCGTCGAAATCCGTTGCGGGCGTACAGGATGTCGTGTCGTTCCGGGGCGTGGCGATGAAGGCCGGCGACGATCAGATCACCGGTATCTCGCCCGACGGCTCGATGAATCGGGTGCTGAACTACGACATCCGCCGCGGCACCGGCACTCTCGGCGACACCGATATCCTGGTCTCGGAAACCGAAGCCGCGGACCGCAATTGGCATGCCGGCGACAGTGTCGTGCTGACCAGTGTGGACAACAAGAAGTTCACGCTGAACGTGTCCGGCATCTACAAGGACACCCAGCTGCTCGGTCCGCTGGTGATCGCGCCCGCGCTGTACGACCAGGTGATGCCGGTGGCGTTCCGCACCGATGTGGTGGTGCTGATCACCGCCGCGCCCGGCACCGACCTCGGCACGCTGCGGACCGGACTGGAGAAGGCGACTGCACCCTATGTGGTCGTGCAGGTGGAGAACCGCGACGAGTTCAAGGGCGCGCAGGGTAAACAGGTCGACACCATGCTGGCGATCCTCTACGGATTGCTCGCGCTGGCGGTGGTGATCGCGATCCTCGGCATCGTCAACACCCTCGCGCTGTCGGTGGTGGAGCGGCGCCGGGAGATCGGCATGTTGCGCGCGGTCGGCACGATGCGACGGCAGGTGCGGCGGGCCATCTATCTGGAATCGATGCTGATCGCGGTGTTCGGCGCCGTGGTCGGTGTGGTGCTCGGGCTGGGGCTCGGGGTCGGATTCCTGCGCACACTGCGGGATCTGGGGCTGGGCACGATCGCGGTGCCGTGGAGTCAGGTCGTGCTGATGCTCGTCGGCGCCGGCGTGGTCGGGGTGCTGGCCGCGTTGTGGCCGGCGATCCGGGCCGCTCGCACGCCACCCCTGGCCGCGATCGCCGATCTGTAG
- a CDS encoding ABC transporter ATP-binding protein, protein MTAEALGTETAVGAITAAARATDLVKLYGSGDTQVRALDGVSAEFAQREFTAIMGPSGSGKSTLMHCLAGLDSATSGTVHIGDTELTGLSDKQMTRMRRDRIGFVFQAFNLVPTLTALENITLPLDIAGRKPDAQWLDTVIERLGLRDRLSHRPSELSGGQQQRVACARALAGRPDIIFGDEPTGNLDSRSSNEVLSILRAAVDEFGQTVMIVTHEPHAASYADRVVFLADGRLVDELRDPTADSVLERMKSMEKK, encoded by the coding sequence ATGACTGCCGAAGCTCTTGGCACCGAAACTGCCGTTGGCGCAATCACCGCCGCGGCACGCGCGACAGACCTGGTGAAGCTGTACGGATCGGGAGACACCCAGGTCCGGGCATTGGACGGAGTATCAGCCGAATTCGCACAGCGGGAGTTCACCGCGATCATGGGCCCCTCGGGTTCCGGCAAGTCGACGCTCATGCACTGCCTGGCCGGGCTGGACAGCGCCACCTCCGGCACGGTCCACATCGGTGACACCGAACTCACCGGCCTCTCGGACAAGCAGATGACCAGGATGCGGCGCGACCGCATCGGTTTCGTCTTCCAGGCGTTCAACCTGGTACCGACCCTGACGGCGCTGGAGAACATCACCCTGCCGCTGGATATCGCGGGCCGCAAACCCGATGCGCAGTGGCTCGACACCGTCATCGAGCGGCTGGGCCTGCGGGATCGCCTGAGCCATCGGCCCAGTGAGCTGTCGGGCGGACAGCAGCAGCGGGTGGCCTGCGCGCGGGCGCTCGCCGGCCGGCCCGACATCATCTTCGGCGACGAGCCCACCGGCAATCTGGATTCGCGCTCCTCCAACGAGGTGCTGTCGATCCTGCGCGCGGCGGTGGACGAATTCGGTCAGACCGTGATGATCGTCACACATGAGCCGCACGCCGCCTCCTACGCCGACCGGGTGGTGTTCCTCGCCGACGGCCGCCTCGTGGACGAACTGCGGGATCCGACCGCCGATTCGGTGCTGGAGCGGATGAAGTCGATGGAGAAGAAGTAA